The proteins below are encoded in one region of Coffea arabica cultivar ET-39 chromosome 4c, Coffea Arabica ET-39 HiFi, whole genome shotgun sequence:
- the LOC113742059 gene encoding uncharacterized protein isoform X1 has translation MDIEEEIKALQLDSSAEDIVTGNANGEEDAKPNDVVKPDEKDEGSKDVANANAPPPAGVELKGTSAVKEKETPAPEVVEDEVEESQKRHLNVVFIGHVDAGKSTTGGQILFLSGQVDDRTIQKYEKEAKDKSRESWYMAYIMDTNEEERVKGKTVEVGRAHFETATTRFTILDAPGHKSYVPNMISGASQADIGVLVISARKGEFETGYEKGGQTREHVQLAKTLGVSKLLVVVNKMDEPTVNWSKERYDEIETKMLPFLRSSGYNVKKDVQFLPISGLVGSNMKTRIDKSICPWWNGPCLFEALDAVEVPARDPKGPFRMPIIDKFKDMGTVVMGKVESGSIREGDNLLVMPNKAQVKVVAIFCDEDKARRAGPGENLRVRISGVEEEEVSAGFVLSSVAKPIPAVSEFVAQLQILELLDNAIFTAGYKAVLHIHAIVEECEIVELMQQIDPKTKKPMKKKPLFVKNGAVVVCRIQVNNLMCVEKFSDFPQLGRFTLRTEGKTVAVGKVTSLPSIGDRA, from the exons GTTCGAAAGATGTGGCAAATGCAAATGCTCCCCCCCCAGCTGGTGTTGAGCTGAAAGGCACCTCAGCAG tgaaagaaaaagaaacgccTGCACCTGAAGTTGTTGAAGATGAGGTGGAAGAGAGCCAAAAGCGACATTTGAATGTTGTGTTTATTGGTCATGTTG ATGCTGGCAAGTCAACTACAGGGGGACAGATATTGTTTTTAAGCGGTCAAGTTGATGATCGAACTATTCAGAAATATGAAAAAGAGGCAAAGGACAAAAGCAGAGAGAGTTG GTATATGGCTTATATTATGGATACAAATGAAGAAGAGAGGGTCAAG GGAAAAACAGTTGAGGTTGGACGTGCACATTTTGAAACAGCGACAACTAGATTTACGATTCTGGATGCTCCG GGTCATAAAAGTTATGTCCCCAACATGATTAGTGGAGCATCTCAAGCTGATATAGGAGTGCTG GTAATATCTGCTCGAAAGGGTGAATTTGAAACTGGATATGAGAAAGGTGGACAGACGCGCGAACATGTCCAGCTTGCAAAGACTCTTGGAGTCTCTAAGCTACTTGTTGTTGTAAATAAAATGGATGAGCCTACCGTTAACTGGTCAAAAGAAAG ATATGATGAGATTGAGACAAAAATGCTTCCTTTCCTGAGATCTTCAGGTTATAATGTCAAGAAAG ATGTACAGTTTCTCCCGATTTCCGGGCTTGTGGGTTCAAATATGAAGACAAGAATAGACAAAAGTATATGCCCTTGGTGGAATGGCCCTTGCCTTTTTGAAGCTCTTGATGCTGTTGAAGTTCCTGCACGCGATCCCAAAGGTCCATTTAG AATGCCTATTATTGACAAATTCAAAGACATGGGAACGGTGGTAATGGGCAAAGTTGAATCTGGTAGCATCCGTGAAGGGGATAATTTGTTGGTCATGCCAAACAAG GCTCAGGTGAAAGTTGTTGCCATCTTCTGTGATGAAGATAAAGCTAGGCGTGCTGGACCTGGTGAAAATTTGCGGGTGAGGATATCAGGGGTTGAGGAAGAGGAAGTGTCAGCAGGGTTTGTTTTGAGCAGCGTTG CCAAGCCAATACCTGCTGTATCTGAGTTTGTCGCGCAGCTACAGATTTTGGAATTGCTGGATAAT GCTATTTTTACTGCTGGTTACAAGGCTGTATTGCATATTCATGCTATTGTTGAGGAATGTGAAATTGTTGAACTAATGCAGCAGATTGACCCGAAGACAAAAAAGCCAATGAAGAAGAAACCTCTTTTTGTAAAGAATGGTGCTGTTGTCGTTTGTCGTATCCAG GTGAATAATTTGATGTGTGTTGAGAAATTCTCTGATTTTCCACAGCTTGGACGCTTCACTCTTCGAACTGAAG GGAAAACTGTTGCTGTGGGAAAAGTTACTAGCCTTCCATCCATAGGCGATCGTGCTTAA
- the LOC113742059 gene encoding uncharacterized protein isoform X2: MDIEEEIKALQLDSSEDIVTGNANGEEDAKPNDVVKPDEKDEGSKDVANANAPPPAGVELKGTSAVKEKETPAPEVVEDEVEESQKRHLNVVFIGHVDAGKSTTGGQILFLSGQVDDRTIQKYEKEAKDKSRESWYMAYIMDTNEEERVKGKTVEVGRAHFETATTRFTILDAPGHKSYVPNMISGASQADIGVLVISARKGEFETGYEKGGQTREHVQLAKTLGVSKLLVVVNKMDEPTVNWSKERYDEIETKMLPFLRSSGYNVKKDVQFLPISGLVGSNMKTRIDKSICPWWNGPCLFEALDAVEVPARDPKGPFRMPIIDKFKDMGTVVMGKVESGSIREGDNLLVMPNKAQVKVVAIFCDEDKARRAGPGENLRVRISGVEEEEVSAGFVLSSVAKPIPAVSEFVAQLQILELLDNAIFTAGYKAVLHIHAIVEECEIVELMQQIDPKTKKPMKKKPLFVKNGAVVVCRIQVNNLMCVEKFSDFPQLGRFTLRTEGKTVAVGKVTSLPSIGDRA, from the exons GTTCGAAAGATGTGGCAAATGCAAATGCTCCCCCCCCAGCTGGTGTTGAGCTGAAAGGCACCTCAGCAG tgaaagaaaaagaaacgccTGCACCTGAAGTTGTTGAAGATGAGGTGGAAGAGAGCCAAAAGCGACATTTGAATGTTGTGTTTATTGGTCATGTTG ATGCTGGCAAGTCAACTACAGGGGGACAGATATTGTTTTTAAGCGGTCAAGTTGATGATCGAACTATTCAGAAATATGAAAAAGAGGCAAAGGACAAAAGCAGAGAGAGTTG GTATATGGCTTATATTATGGATACAAATGAAGAAGAGAGGGTCAAG GGAAAAACAGTTGAGGTTGGACGTGCACATTTTGAAACAGCGACAACTAGATTTACGATTCTGGATGCTCCG GGTCATAAAAGTTATGTCCCCAACATGATTAGTGGAGCATCTCAAGCTGATATAGGAGTGCTG GTAATATCTGCTCGAAAGGGTGAATTTGAAACTGGATATGAGAAAGGTGGACAGACGCGCGAACATGTCCAGCTTGCAAAGACTCTTGGAGTCTCTAAGCTACTTGTTGTTGTAAATAAAATGGATGAGCCTACCGTTAACTGGTCAAAAGAAAG ATATGATGAGATTGAGACAAAAATGCTTCCTTTCCTGAGATCTTCAGGTTATAATGTCAAGAAAG ATGTACAGTTTCTCCCGATTTCCGGGCTTGTGGGTTCAAATATGAAGACAAGAATAGACAAAAGTATATGCCCTTGGTGGAATGGCCCTTGCCTTTTTGAAGCTCTTGATGCTGTTGAAGTTCCTGCACGCGATCCCAAAGGTCCATTTAG AATGCCTATTATTGACAAATTCAAAGACATGGGAACGGTGGTAATGGGCAAAGTTGAATCTGGTAGCATCCGTGAAGGGGATAATTTGTTGGTCATGCCAAACAAG GCTCAGGTGAAAGTTGTTGCCATCTTCTGTGATGAAGATAAAGCTAGGCGTGCTGGACCTGGTGAAAATTTGCGGGTGAGGATATCAGGGGTTGAGGAAGAGGAAGTGTCAGCAGGGTTTGTTTTGAGCAGCGTTG CCAAGCCAATACCTGCTGTATCTGAGTTTGTCGCGCAGCTACAGATTTTGGAATTGCTGGATAAT GCTATTTTTACTGCTGGTTACAAGGCTGTATTGCATATTCATGCTATTGTTGAGGAATGTGAAATTGTTGAACTAATGCAGCAGATTGACCCGAAGACAAAAAAGCCAATGAAGAAGAAACCTCTTTTTGTAAAGAATGGTGCTGTTGTCGTTTGTCGTATCCAG GTGAATAATTTGATGTGTGTTGAGAAATTCTCTGATTTTCCACAGCTTGGACGCTTCACTCTTCGAACTGAAG GGAAAACTGTTGCTGTGGGAAAAGTTACTAGCCTTCCATCCATAGGCGATCGTGCTTAA
- the LOC113742059 gene encoding uncharacterized protein isoform X3 — MDIEEEIKALQLDSSGSKDVANANAPPPAGVELKGTSAVKEKETPAPEVVEDEVEESQKRHLNVVFIGHVDAGKSTTGGQILFLSGQVDDRTIQKYEKEAKDKSRESWYMAYIMDTNEEERVKGKTVEVGRAHFETATTRFTILDAPGHKSYVPNMISGASQADIGVLVISARKGEFETGYEKGGQTREHVQLAKTLGVSKLLVVVNKMDEPTVNWSKERYDEIETKMLPFLRSSGYNVKKDVQFLPISGLVGSNMKTRIDKSICPWWNGPCLFEALDAVEVPARDPKGPFRMPIIDKFKDMGTVVMGKVESGSIREGDNLLVMPNKAQVKVVAIFCDEDKARRAGPGENLRVRISGVEEEEVSAGFVLSSVAKPIPAVSEFVAQLQILELLDNAIFTAGYKAVLHIHAIVEECEIVELMQQIDPKTKKPMKKKPLFVKNGAVVVCRIQVNNLMCVEKFSDFPQLGRFTLRTEGKTVAVGKVTSLPSIGDRA; from the exons GTTCGAAAGATGTGGCAAATGCAAATGCTCCCCCCCCAGCTGGTGTTGAGCTGAAAGGCACCTCAGCAG tgaaagaaaaagaaacgccTGCACCTGAAGTTGTTGAAGATGAGGTGGAAGAGAGCCAAAAGCGACATTTGAATGTTGTGTTTATTGGTCATGTTG ATGCTGGCAAGTCAACTACAGGGGGACAGATATTGTTTTTAAGCGGTCAAGTTGATGATCGAACTATTCAGAAATATGAAAAAGAGGCAAAGGACAAAAGCAGAGAGAGTTG GTATATGGCTTATATTATGGATACAAATGAAGAAGAGAGGGTCAAG GGAAAAACAGTTGAGGTTGGACGTGCACATTTTGAAACAGCGACAACTAGATTTACGATTCTGGATGCTCCG GGTCATAAAAGTTATGTCCCCAACATGATTAGTGGAGCATCTCAAGCTGATATAGGAGTGCTG GTAATATCTGCTCGAAAGGGTGAATTTGAAACTGGATATGAGAAAGGTGGACAGACGCGCGAACATGTCCAGCTTGCAAAGACTCTTGGAGTCTCTAAGCTACTTGTTGTTGTAAATAAAATGGATGAGCCTACCGTTAACTGGTCAAAAGAAAG ATATGATGAGATTGAGACAAAAATGCTTCCTTTCCTGAGATCTTCAGGTTATAATGTCAAGAAAG ATGTACAGTTTCTCCCGATTTCCGGGCTTGTGGGTTCAAATATGAAGACAAGAATAGACAAAAGTATATGCCCTTGGTGGAATGGCCCTTGCCTTTTTGAAGCTCTTGATGCTGTTGAAGTTCCTGCACGCGATCCCAAAGGTCCATTTAG AATGCCTATTATTGACAAATTCAAAGACATGGGAACGGTGGTAATGGGCAAAGTTGAATCTGGTAGCATCCGTGAAGGGGATAATTTGTTGGTCATGCCAAACAAG GCTCAGGTGAAAGTTGTTGCCATCTTCTGTGATGAAGATAAAGCTAGGCGTGCTGGACCTGGTGAAAATTTGCGGGTGAGGATATCAGGGGTTGAGGAAGAGGAAGTGTCAGCAGGGTTTGTTTTGAGCAGCGTTG CCAAGCCAATACCTGCTGTATCTGAGTTTGTCGCGCAGCTACAGATTTTGGAATTGCTGGATAAT GCTATTTTTACTGCTGGTTACAAGGCTGTATTGCATATTCATGCTATTGTTGAGGAATGTGAAATTGTTGAACTAATGCAGCAGATTGACCCGAAGACAAAAAAGCCAATGAAGAAGAAACCTCTTTTTGTAAAGAATGGTGCTGTTGTCGTTTGTCGTATCCAG GTGAATAATTTGATGTGTGTTGAGAAATTCTCTGATTTTCCACAGCTTGGACGCTTCACTCTTCGAACTGAAG GGAAAACTGTTGCTGTGGGAAAAGTTACTAGCCTTCCATCCATAGGCGATCGTGCTTAA
- the LOC113742059 gene encoding uncharacterized protein isoform X4, whose translation MGSKDVANANAPPPAGVELKGTSAVKEKETPAPEVVEDEVEESQKRHLNVVFIGHVDAGKSTTGGQILFLSGQVDDRTIQKYEKEAKDKSRESWYMAYIMDTNEEERVKGKTVEVGRAHFETATTRFTILDAPGHKSYVPNMISGASQADIGVLVISARKGEFETGYEKGGQTREHVQLAKTLGVSKLLVVVNKMDEPTVNWSKERYDEIETKMLPFLRSSGYNVKKDVQFLPISGLVGSNMKTRIDKSICPWWNGPCLFEALDAVEVPARDPKGPFRMPIIDKFKDMGTVVMGKVESGSIREGDNLLVMPNKAQVKVVAIFCDEDKARRAGPGENLRVRISGVEEEEVSAGFVLSSVAKPIPAVSEFVAQLQILELLDNAIFTAGYKAVLHIHAIVEECEIVELMQQIDPKTKKPMKKKPLFVKNGAVVVCRIQVNNLMCVEKFSDFPQLGRFTLRTEGKTVAVGKVTSLPSIGDRA comes from the exons GTTCGAAAGATGTGGCAAATGCAAATGCTCCCCCCCCAGCTGGTGTTGAGCTGAAAGGCACCTCAGCAG tgaaagaaaaagaaacgccTGCACCTGAAGTTGTTGAAGATGAGGTGGAAGAGAGCCAAAAGCGACATTTGAATGTTGTGTTTATTGGTCATGTTG ATGCTGGCAAGTCAACTACAGGGGGACAGATATTGTTTTTAAGCGGTCAAGTTGATGATCGAACTATTCAGAAATATGAAAAAGAGGCAAAGGACAAAAGCAGAGAGAGTTG GTATATGGCTTATATTATGGATACAAATGAAGAAGAGAGGGTCAAG GGAAAAACAGTTGAGGTTGGACGTGCACATTTTGAAACAGCGACAACTAGATTTACGATTCTGGATGCTCCG GGTCATAAAAGTTATGTCCCCAACATGATTAGTGGAGCATCTCAAGCTGATATAGGAGTGCTG GTAATATCTGCTCGAAAGGGTGAATTTGAAACTGGATATGAGAAAGGTGGACAGACGCGCGAACATGTCCAGCTTGCAAAGACTCTTGGAGTCTCTAAGCTACTTGTTGTTGTAAATAAAATGGATGAGCCTACCGTTAACTGGTCAAAAGAAAG ATATGATGAGATTGAGACAAAAATGCTTCCTTTCCTGAGATCTTCAGGTTATAATGTCAAGAAAG ATGTACAGTTTCTCCCGATTTCCGGGCTTGTGGGTTCAAATATGAAGACAAGAATAGACAAAAGTATATGCCCTTGGTGGAATGGCCCTTGCCTTTTTGAAGCTCTTGATGCTGTTGAAGTTCCTGCACGCGATCCCAAAGGTCCATTTAG AATGCCTATTATTGACAAATTCAAAGACATGGGAACGGTGGTAATGGGCAAAGTTGAATCTGGTAGCATCCGTGAAGGGGATAATTTGTTGGTCATGCCAAACAAG GCTCAGGTGAAAGTTGTTGCCATCTTCTGTGATGAAGATAAAGCTAGGCGTGCTGGACCTGGTGAAAATTTGCGGGTGAGGATATCAGGGGTTGAGGAAGAGGAAGTGTCAGCAGGGTTTGTTTTGAGCAGCGTTG CCAAGCCAATACCTGCTGTATCTGAGTTTGTCGCGCAGCTACAGATTTTGGAATTGCTGGATAAT GCTATTTTTACTGCTGGTTACAAGGCTGTATTGCATATTCATGCTATTGTTGAGGAATGTGAAATTGTTGAACTAATGCAGCAGATTGACCCGAAGACAAAAAAGCCAATGAAGAAGAAACCTCTTTTTGTAAAGAATGGTGCTGTTGTCGTTTGTCGTATCCAG GTGAATAATTTGATGTGTGTTGAGAAATTCTCTGATTTTCCACAGCTTGGACGCTTCACTCTTCGAACTGAAG GGAAAACTGTTGCTGTGGGAAAAGTTACTAGCCTTCCATCCATAGGCGATCGTGCTTAA
- the LOC140005189 gene encoding uncharacterized protein, which yields MFSWSSSPLNWVVPAPAHAFLKSSNCPLQTPNHVKFIETPLSRISANTTLKFPIVRTRATVDEKDQTTTRPVVLDSNEKEEGQPTKEVEESVRVLKNASKTRKVPAEDILSAFSVIEKAKLDPSGFLETLGGTESPGRTWMLIFTAEKQLERGKYFPVTAVQRFDAAGRRIENGVFLGPLGYLTFEGRFSWKNRILAFIFERLRIKVGPFNPFEINLKGKDEREPSNKDPFFIWFYIDEEIAVARGRGGGTAFWVRCRRISSY from the exons ATGTTCTCCTGGTCATCGTCCCCCTTGAACTGGGTGGTTCCCGCCCCAGCTCACGCTTTCCTCAAATCCTCCAATTGCCCCCTCCAAACTCCAAATCATGTCAAATTTATAGAAACCCCACTTTCCCGAATCTCAGCCAACACTACACTCAAATTCCCCATTGTAAGAACCAGAGCTACCGTTGATGAGAAGGACCAGACCACAACTAGACCTGTTGTTCTTGAttcaaatgaaaaagaagaggGACAGCCCACCAAG GAAGTTGAAGAGAGTGTGAGAGTGCTGAAAAATGCATCCAAGACAAGAAAAGTTCCAGCTGAGGATATATTGTCAGCTTTCTCTGTGATTGAGAAGGCAAAGCTTGATCCGTCggggtttcttgaaactcttgGTGGAACAGAATCACCTGGGAGAACATGGATGCTTATATTTACTGCAGAG AAACAGCTGGAACGCGGTAAATATTTCCCAGTTACTGCTGTTCAGAGGTTTGATGCAGCT GGGAGGAGGATTGAGAATGGAGTGTTCCTGGGACCTCTTGGATACTTGACATTTGAAGGAAGATTTTCTTGGAAGAACAGAATACTTGCTTTCATATTCGAACGACTACGGATAAAAGTTGGACCTTTTAACCCATTCGAAATCAACCTCAAAGGAAAAGATGAAAGAGAACCAAGCAACAAGGATCCATTTTTCATCTGGTTTTACATTGATGAGGAAATAGCTGTTGCTCGAGGTAGAGGTGGAGGAACAGCTTTCTGGGTTCGTTGCCGGCGCATCAGCAGCTACTGA
- the LOC140005190 gene encoding loganic acid O-methyltransferase-like, with the protein MRVEPESDAMAGEHSSVSEDPSSQSAMQFGEYKDSLVATISQHLDLKHHCTSSAAYRIADLGCFVGPHTLDAMRTITEAVKDKYKAGGGQSSGTPEFFVYFNDRVTNDFNALFAKFPEDRQYFAAGVPGSFHGRLFPKASLDFVYCSKAVHWLSKAPEEELTDPNSPAYNPDRISYINAPAAVCDAYLGQFTKEMESLLSVRAQELVHGGLMVLVIPGRANGTQYPSFSQVFMPLETILLDLAKEGMVSKNKVDLFNVPMYFPSPEELKNIIQKAEGFEIVELSTFTRSSFPVFPTEVLRGAYGGLLTKHFGTEVAEQAFDRYEKEIPTLRLRNPAEGNGLFIYVTIKFNKS; encoded by the exons atgcggGTTGAACCAGAATCAGATGCTATGGCTGGGGAACACAGCAGCGTCTCCGAGGATCCTTCTAGCCAG AGCGCTATGCAATTTGGAGAATACAAAGACTCGCTCGTTGCAACAATCTCTCAGCACTTGGACCTAAAACACCATTGCACTTCTTCGGCAGCATATCGGATTGCTGATTTAGGCTGCTTTGTTGGTCCTCATACTTTGGATGCAATGAGGACCATAACCGAAGCTGTAAAAGACAAATACAAAGCTGGAGGAGGACAGAGCTCTGGCACCCCAGAATTCTTTGTGTACTTCAATGATCGTGTGACCAATGATTTTAATGCTCTTTTTGCTAAATTCCCAGAAGACAGACAATATTTTGCAGCCGGGGTTCCCGGCTCTTTTCACGGCAGATTGTTCCCAAAAGCTTCTCTGGATTTTGTATACTGTTCAAAGGCAGTGCATTGGCTCTCTAAAGCTCCCGAGGAGGAGTTAACAGATCCGAATTCTCCCGCTTACAATCCAGACAGGATATCTTACATTAATGCACCAGCAGCAGTTTGTGATGCGTATTTAGGCCAATTTACTAAAGAAATGGAATCTCTCCTCAGTGTTCGAGCACAAGAGCTGGTTCATGGAGGGTTGATGGTGCTTGTGATCCCAGGCAGAGCCAATGGAACACAGTACCCATCATTCAGTCAAGTTTTCATGCCACTAGAAACTATTCTTTTGGACCTGGCAAAGGAG GGAATGGTGAGCAAAAACAAGGTGGATTTGTTCAACGTGCCAATGTATTTTCCCTCGCCGGAAGAGCTGAAGAATATTATACAAAAGGCTGAAGGGTTTGAAATTGTAGAACTGAGCACTTTTACCAGAAGTTCTTTCCCAGTTTTTCCCACTGAAGTACTAAGAGGAGCCTACGGTGGATTGTTGACGAAGCACTTCGGTACTGAGGTAGCTGAACAAGCATTCGATCGATATGAGAAGGAAATTCCAACCCTTCGCCTACGCAACCCAGCTGAGGGCAACGGACTATTCATATATGTTACTATCAAATTCAACAAGTCGTGA